One Vespa velutina chromosome 12, iVesVel2.1, whole genome shotgun sequence DNA window includes the following coding sequences:
- the LOC124953240 gene encoding uncharacterized protein LOC124953240, with amino-acid sequence MQNYTVATTLFPKIEMGKTVPLYDIVDLFANLNLGQVKNNTNPVNVITKYEDNLDNADNDKSTLSNNINSMCKVMMEESFHHPFTGKSNEIIQLSNYNYINTNYSNTQCKVNFNSGNTFKKGCSNIKYLINDIPPKEAIEVHSEDVSCKARSIQWSTEVDVIYYTGDANGDKVIWREIEPLHEETYQQANHNDFLRITLTN; translated from the exons ATGCAGAATTATACAGTTGCAACTACTCTTTTTCCTAAAATTGAAATGGGAAAAACTGTTCCATTATATGATATTGTGGACTTATTTGCAAACTTAAATTTAGGccaagtaaaaaataatactaatccTGTTAATGTGATAACAAAGTATGAAGATAATCTGGATAATGCAGACAATGATAAATCAACTTTatccaataatataaattctatgtGTAAAGTTATGATGGAAGAATCATTTCATCATCCTTTTACTGgcaaatcaaatgaaattatacaattatcaaattataattacattaatacgaattattctaatacacaatgtaaagtaaattttaattctGGAAATACTTTCAAGAAAGGATGTTCAAACATAAAGTATTTGATAAATGATATTCCACCTAAAGAAGCTATAGAAGTACATTCTGAAGATGTTTCATGCAAAGCACGTTCTATACAATGGAGTACTGAAGTTGATGTGATTTATTATACTGGTGATGCAAATGgag aTAAAGTAATATGGAGAGAAATAGAGCCACTTCATGAAGAAACATATCAACAGGCAAATCATAATGATTTTCTTCGGATAACTCtgacaaattaa